GCCAGCGGGTCGAGGCTGGCCACCGGCTCGTCCAGCAGCAGCAGCTCGGGCCGCTTGGCCAGGGCCATGGCCAGCGCCACCTGGGCCCGCTGGCCGCCCGACAGCGTACCGACGCGGCGGTCGAGGGGGACCCCGAGCCGGCCCAGCCGGTCACAGGCCAGGGCCTGGTCGAAGCGGGGGTTGAGCTTGGCGCCCATGGTCAGGTGGTCGGCCACGTTGAAGTCGCCGTACAGGGGGGCGTCCTGGGCGACGAAGCCGACCCGGGCCAGCAGGGCCGGGTCCCGGCCGGGCGTCCCGCCCAGTACCCGGATGGCGCCCGCGGTCGGGGCCAGCAGCCCGACGGCCAGGTGCAGCAGGGTGGTCTTGCCGGCGCCGTTGGGACCGACCAGGGCGGCGATCCGGCCCTGGGGCAGGGCCAGGGTGCAGTCCCGCAGCGCCCAGGTGCGCCGGTAGCGCTTGCCCAGCCCGGTGGCCTCGACGGCGGAGGTCATGCCACGACCTCCTCGGACGAGGCCCGCAGGGTGGTCTCGAACAGGGCCACCACGTCCTCGGTGTCGAGGCCGGCGGCGCGGGCCCGGCCCAGCCAGCCCAACAGCTCCCGGCGGAGCTCGACCTGGCTCGCCAGGGCGGGGCCGGCCAGCGAGCGGAGCACGAAGGTGCCCTGCCCGGGCCGGCCCTCGACCAGGCCGTCGTGCTCCAGCTCGCGGTAGGCCTTGAGCACCGTGTTGGGGTTGATGGCCAGGGACTCGGCCACCTCCCGGACCCGGGGGAGCTGGTCGCCCGGCTCGAGCAGCCCGACCCGCAGGGCCTGGCGGACCTGCTGGACCAGCTGCATGTAGGTCGAGACCCGGGAGCGGCCGTCAAGGTGGAACTCGATCATCCGGCACTCCTATCTCATTGTCGTAGGACAATAGATAGAGTGGGCCGC
This sequence is a window from Actinomycetota bacterium. Protein-coding genes within it:
- a CDS encoding ABC transporter ATP-binding protein, with the protein product MTSAVEATGLGKRYRRTWALRDCTLALPQGRIAALVGPNGAGKTTLLHLAVGLLAPTAGAIRVLGGTPGRDPALLARVGFVAQDAPLYGDFNVADHLTMGAKLNPRFDQALACDRLGRLGVPLDRRVGTLSGGQRAQVALAMALAKRPELLLLDEPVASLDPLARREFLQALMGSVAEQGLTVLLSSHLLADLERVCDYLIVLQAARVQVLGPVDDLLERHKLLVGPRRDPDRIAGVAAVVRATHTDRQSTLLVRTDGPVRDPALAVADVTLEDLVLAYLADPSAGTLPGPAALAPHRLEART
- a CDS encoding GntR family transcriptional regulator encodes the protein MIEFHLDGRSRVSTYMQLVQQVRQALRVGLLEPGDQLPRVREVAESLAINPNTVLKAYRELEHDGLVEGRPGQGTFVLRSLAGPALASQVELRRELLGWLGRARAAGLDTEDVVALFETTLRASSEEVVA